DNA sequence from the Ovis canadensis isolate MfBH-ARS-UI-01 breed Bighorn chromosome 2, ARS-UI_OviCan_v2, whole genome shotgun sequence genome:
TGGCTGTTTCTCCCCTCACTGTGTGGTGGATGAGCTGCAGCAATCTGTCTCTGAATAGCTCTCTGGGAACTGCCTCATCTTCTGGACCACAGACCCAGAACCTCAGGAAATAATCTTCTAACCAGATTCAAATAAAAGAGCTAATACATAAGGAGCACTTGGGAAGTGTCTGGTACCATGCTGAGTATGTGCTATAAATTAAGGCAATTAATCTTAGCACACTTTCAAGATAAGCTTTTATGATTATCTTAGTTTTGTAGTTAAGACATAATGCAGCAGTTTATACTTAGGCAATCTATATTTATGTACTAATGAAGAAAAATCCCAAAGACCTATTTgctaagaatataaataaatgagaagcTGAAGTATATGAAAAATTGATATTTATGTGATATACATTAGTATGTCCATATGTATAGATTTATTAACTACATATGAAAATGTCTAGAAGGATACCCATTAAATTGTTAACAGTATAGTATTCGAGTGCATCTTCCTAGAAGTCAAGGTTAGGCATTCCTTTGtatgatttatttaaaagtttagcGATGACATGCGTGTTTAAGATATATAAATAAGCTCAAGAAACCCTTTTACTTCTTTAGAGTCACATTTATCATGGTAGCTACGGGTTCCACATGGCCTCTCTTAGCTGTCTCTGCAgtccccagcctgccttgttcttctTGCCTCCATTTGAACAGTTCAGGAAGACTCTTTTCTCAGGAATAGCCAAGTGTAGAaaacttcctctcccttcctcatcCTACTCCAGgatcctagattccacatatgcagATTGACCTCCCATGATGTAtgtgctgctacagctgctgctaagtcgcttcagtcgtgtccgactgtgtgctactccatagacggcagcccactagtctccactgtcactgggattctccaggcaagaacactggagtggggtaccatttccttccccacatGATGTATGTGGCTTTCCACTAACCCTCGAAGGCGCTCCGGTTCTCACAGGCCCCAAGCCGGCACCTGAGTCCATGACCTGGccttttctccactcatctccctcccacctctagtCTATGTCTCAAGAATCACATTCAGTCCCTCCTCACATTGTCCCTTGTTCCTTCTATGACCCAGGGTAGGTGACCCCATTCCCTCTTTATTCAGGTGACTTCAGTACAGGTTTATCTTCTAGGATCAGGCTTTGGGTTAGATTTTACTCAATGGTGTGTGCAAGTCAATTTGcttttttcaaattacttttattttctctactgAAAAGCAAGAGTAGCCTTATACAAAATATAGtacaaagcaaatattttatgaaagatAAATGTTTAAATGCTATGCACAGCCTAAGTATTtcctataatttaaataaatattacaggTTTTTAAGACATGGAAAATGGATTCTTAAATCTGTTTTGCACAGTTACaaaacatttaacaaacatttaaataatcccatatattagctattatttatGTTTCATCTGACACAAAAATAGAGTTAAAGGTTGCACTGATTCTTAGAAAATAGCCATTTAGCTGACCAGATGCACTGTTTTCAGAATCAATGTCATTTTTATATCCTGAGTTTTCTGATGAGCTTGTTGGCAAAGACCAAGCACCTTCTGATTTCCACGCTGACAACCTCCCAGGCACAGCGGCTGTattctttctctttgaaataCACACTGATTCGCTGGAAGTAACTCTTCACAGCCAATCGGGAGTTCTCACTGCCTAGAGGTGACTGTTCCAGGGTCCTTCCCTCCCTCAGACACGCGTCCAGGTCCTCCAGCTGCTGATCAAGTCCCACGAGGAGTCTGTCCAGGAGGCTCTCGTTTCGACCTACAGAAGAGCCCGTGGTGCTGAAGAGCTGGAAGGTCTGCTGGAGCAACTCATGCACAACAGCTGTGGCTTCTGTCTTCTCAAGCCTGGTCCCGTGGGCCAGGGTCTGAGGAAATCTGAAATCAGTCCTGTCCCTCAGACAGGACACAGTGGGCACTCTCTCCATCTGATTCGAACGTGTGAAGCTTTCCAGATTGCTGCGGCTGGCAGGCAGCTCACAGCCCAGGGAGCACGTGGGGCTGGAGCAGAGCATCCCCAGGGCCAGCAGCACAGAGATGAGGAGGGCCACTGCGATGCTGGGGGCTTGCAGGACTGCCTGCAGGGGAGGTCTAGGCAAGTTCTGAGTGCTTGGGGTGATGAGTGGCTCTTAAAGAGTGAGTCGAGAAACTTTGATTTCCTgggtttttccatttttccctttcctttctttttctacccTTTCTAATGAAATCAATAAAAGTGCTAACTTTTGCCATGAGTGCCTAGGTGGGGAACATCAAATCATGCGTGCTGCTGTGGTTGATATCTACACAGCCGTATATTATGCTTTTCACACCTCCTTAGTTGTTCCTGGGAGAAGAGCCTGGTCAaagtcagagaaggaagaaatattCATACAAATGTGGCTTTTCCAGGTCACCAAGAAATGTTCAGTCTGAAAAGAGCTTATGAGAgaatcttttgatttttctcatttgtccCTCATTTacccttttctcccttctttaaAAGGTTTCGGTTGTGTATGTACCTTTACGATATCACCTGAGTAGGCCTTAAGCTCCCTGGAGACATTATAGGGAACAATATCACTGATATCATTTGTTAAAAGTGAGTTATTTTGCAAGTATAATCCACAAGGCACTTTTTAAGGTGCTGGTTGTCCTAAACACTTCATGTTTGcctgtgtttatttctctttctcctccaccaCTGCAATATTTCAGAGGATGCTTTGCTTCAGTCTGTGTGTGATAGTGCAGATAATCTTATCCCCTTAAATATTTCACTGGAAAGTGAACTATATAATCCATCTAATTATGCAACATTTGACTGCCCTGAGAGATTGTAAGCTCCCTAAAGGCAGTAATGGCACATGTGGAGAATCCAGGAAGGTGTCTGTCCCAGAGGAAGTGCACAGAGGGGTCTCTGTCCCATTGTTGTTTGTCACTAAGGCACGTCTGACTctctttgatcccatggactatagcacgccaggcttccctgtccttctctatgtCTCAGAGTTTGttgaaattcatgttcattgagttgatccAAAGTGACcgaatcatcttatcctctgttgatCCCTTCTCgtcgtgccctcaatctttcccagcatcagcgtcttttccagtgagtgggctcttcccatcaggcggccgaagtattggagcttcagctctgtCCCAGAAGTAGTTCTAAGAGAACTATCCACACCAAAGTTTGAGTAGACCTAGTATTTGAAGACTGTTTCAGAAAATGAGAATCTTCTGAAAACAAAGATAGTAAGAGaaatttaaatggattttttaactttctggataatttctcaaaatattatctCAGGTGGAGACTGAGACTCtcagagttgttgtttagttgccataatcttccaggctcctctgtagatCTCAAAAAAAACACCACTTGAAATACAGGATTGGAACTTATCAGGTGCAAGGGCAACTGTGTACTCAGCTTTCGTCTAATGATTGTATCATCCCTGGAACGAGAGAATGGCACTTTTGTGATAATGAAGAATAGGAATTGGAAAGGAAGGCCTTACTAAGTGTTCCTCTAAAGAAGGAAGCACATTGTCAGAGCAGACAGCTCAGTCCAGTGCATGAGACAGTGGACATGGGGCAAGATTCCTGGGTTGATGTCACAGCTCCAGCCTGCACTGCCTGTGTGACCTGCGGCACTACGGTTTCTCCTCTTAAATGGAACTGATCATCACAGAAATTTCACTGGGTTTTTCTGAAGATTGTAGGACATAACGTACTTCTGACAATGCTTGGACATATAAGCATTCAGTATCTGTTAACTGTTCCCACGAGGCAGAAAATTCACACGTCCATCTATGGAAACTGGACAGAATTTCCCTGAGATGACCTGCCTCCCTTCTCTTAATGCTCAGCTCACTGGTCAACATTATCACATCTAATCTCATCTCTGCGTGAACATGATGTGCTGTCCAAACACTACATCTAGTAGCTTCCAGGAAATAGCTGACCTCTCACACATGAATAGGGTGACCATCCAGTCTGTACCGCAGTCTCTTTTCAGGGTGAGTTAATAGGTCTATATCCTCAGAATCCCATAACCTCCACAAAGAGTGAGAAATGTAAACAGACaaataaagatacaaataaagataaataaatagatactgGGAGTTAGCAGAGCGGTCCTCTACCCTTTTAGGCAACACTGTGCCTAAGAGCCTGCCACCCTCCTTGGCTCTGTCTGCAGCTAAACAGTGTCACATAAGCTGCTCTGAAATCTGTCATCTGTAGAGCTCTGCATCCCTGTTTGTGTAGTTAAGTGAGATTTTGTCATTTGGCAGAGATGTCACTGTACGTTTTTCAACTACATCATTTACTTTTCTTTACCTAGGTGCATTACTTCTTCATTCACGGCTTTTATTTTCTAGGAATGTTCAGTGAGTGGAAAGTTTTGATCTCTTGAAAAATCACGGAGGAAATACAATAACTGTTCTATTCATGTCTGTTTTCTGTTCCTGTTTTTGCAATAAACCTCAAAGTGGAAATAGAAAAGATTGTAGGAGCATTAGCACAGCTTTTACAAACTGAAATACAAATGACAAAGAAGAGGCAGCAATATGAAAACTGTATAAAAGTACCTAATAAAAACATGGGTTGCCTGGACGTGGCAAGGACAATGGTCTGGGCTAAGAAAGGCAGATTCTAACCACTTGAACACTTGGACAGGAGTGGTGGTTAAACTTTATTAATTTGAACTTTGAAAAGCATCAAGATTTAAGATGGAAATGTTGTAGTCCCAAATTCTATTTAAATGTTCTAATTGTTGAaacatttcttttgtatttagaaTATTTCATTCTGTGTATCACAATTCAGATTGTATgcatggaaaacaaaacagagaggattctttggaatgaatatgccaatctcaataaataaattttccattataatagcaatttcaaaaattcaaattttgaaaatcttCAGTCATCATGTAAAACAGAATCTCTGTAGCAACTATTGTTTCCCTGACCTAACTTAACCACCTTTTTAGAGAACCAATTTGAGGCACAGCTAAACcagacccccccccaaaaaatacatgtacatatgcatatatagttgcatcaacattcaaaaaacaaagatcatggcataacagtgctatcacttcatggcaaatagatggggaagaagtgGCAACCCTGTCAGATTccattttcttggggtccaaactTACCGCGGACAGtgcctgcagccacaaaattaaaggcTCTTCTCCTGGAAGAAATTATGTGAGAAACCTAGACCGCGTGCTAGACAGCAGAGATGCCGCGTTGCCAACAAGGggccgtctagtcgaggctatggttttcccagtggtcatgtacggatgcgatttggaccaaaaagaaagtgagcgccgaagaattcatgtttttgaactgtggtactgaggaagagtcttgagagtcccttggactgcagggagctcaaaccagtcaatcctaaaggacatcaaccctgaatacacattgaaaggactgatgctgaaactgaagctctaatactttggccaccttctgAGAAGAAACCGACCCTTtgaaaatgaccctgatgctgtggaagattgagggcaggaggacaagggggcaacggaggatgagatggttgcttggcattactgactcaacggacatgagtttgaacaaacttgggagacagtgaagtacGGGgacacctggcatgctacagttcatggggtcacaaacagtcagatataactaagcgactgaacaaaaatatatacacatatataaatacacacacttgtacaatatatattaaataagtatACACAGGTATGTTGCTACTTTAACATAATAGGGTgaacagcaaatgtttattgaattacTATCTTATCTTGTACTATTTATTTTCCAGAACCATAAATGTTACCTCATCAGCAGGATAACAGCAAGGCGAATTAAATGACTGTTAGTGGTGTTAATAGACTAAGCAGAGTAATGTGTCAAATGTTTTATATAGTGTTTCATCAGTTGCGATTAAATTTATCGCTTAACTCTTTGTggataaaaaaatttgtttttgttttattgtccTCGCACACAGCATGTGTGAGTTATTTTTTGAAGATCATTATTAGGAAGACTGTCTTCAACTTTCCATTTCCAATATGTAGGGAGATCAGGATGAGGCTTTTGGGCCTGGACCCAAATGGAAGACTCACTCACCACGTTTTCTTCACTCATCCTCAAGTACTTGCAAGGAACTGCCTGATTATCCTTTTCTTGTCTCCCTCAGGTAGCAAGGAAACAGCCTGTAATGTGTCTACACTGTGCATATTTCCCTGCAGGCAACGCCTTCAGGGATCAGCTTGGACGTTTCCTCCAAACAGCCTACGATACTGTGAACTATGACGGGCATTCTTGTCATTCTCCCCAAAGCTGAACTTGGAGAAAAGCATTTGGGTCAGACTGTATTTTAAGGAAGTGTGTGCAAGCAAGAACAATCTTTGTTCCCCTCGACCCCTACCAGAACTTCATTTGAACAAATAGTGCAAACGTGAAACCTGGCCTCATGCCCTGTCAAGTACAAACTAGCACGTgccattggcacttgccatctccttacaaggattaaatcatgtgctctTGCAGCTGCGTTTCAACACCCCTGGAAAGGAATCTCGGGTGGAAAGCAGAAGTGAGGCATGCtgtgtgcagggaaaactggcagaacaagtCTTCAGAAGGTGAGCTGTTTTCAGGAGCCCTTTTAAACTCAATGGTTCTTCTATCTCCTCACATCTAGAAAAGCATGGAAACCCTTCATGGTCTTGTGACTCCAAGAAACCTTCACGACACTGGCAGAAAACTTCCACAAAAAATAGGCACCTGATTGCATGTATtgccccttcaccaaaatcacagatatccctctgtgtgtctttggaacaggttctcagagctatctgaggtgctgtctcctgggctgcagtcctcattttgccccccaAACACTTAACTTTCAACTTTCGTGTTGGGCATTTTTGAAAGTCAGCACTCTGAACTTatctcttcatccattcatcaccCAATAGTTTCCCAGCTTGCCTGCACAGAGATTCCCATGAGGATAAATCCAGGCCATGGAACATGAGAGGAAGGGCTCTCACCCTGCATAGTCCTGGCGCCTCGAAGCATCCCCTGTGAGCCACCAGACTTCATCCCTTTAGTGCCATGTGTACTAGATCCAAGTACCACAGACAAACTTGGAGTCACATATTGATGATGGCAAAAGCCACAGAACAGAAGGTACCCATGTCCCTGAATTACCCTTTGAATGCAAGCAAACCGGAAGATTCACCTCCTCCGGAAGGCCTGCATTGTGCTCTTCAGAGAAGGAAACATACATTTCTATTATGGTGAAAATCTGCACAGTTTATTCTTTATCTCTGTAGCACCTAGAATTAACTGAGAAAGATATTTAAGAACAGAGGATCCTAGAAACCTGTCCATGAGAAAGAAACTCTGAACACTGAGTATAGAAAATACCAGCCCCACAGACATCAAGAGATCTTTTCAATGAAGATCACAAGATCTTTATACAAGAAAAGAATCTGCTCTGCTGTCCACAGCTGCTACTGAAAAATcatgattttcatttcagttttcagtGCCTGAGGAAGTATGAGCTGCAATCACTTTGGAACAGGAAGCAAACAATAATGGAATTCATTAGTGAGTGTTACAAGTATAAACACCCTTATCGTTGCCATTTCTTTGAAGATTCCTACATGAGGGAAAGGCACTTTTCACTTCCACTCTGACAGCCTCTCAGGCAAAGTGGCTGTATTCCAGCTCCCTGAGGTAGAGATGGATGCCCTGGAAATACTTCACGGGCAGGAAGTCCCGTGAGAACAGCACAGACTGTCTCCTTCCATGGGCTCCAGCTGTTTCAGGCTCTGATCCGGGCTCCAGGGTAGCACGGCTGTCCTCCGTGGTGAAGAGTTGGAAGCTTTGCTGGAGCATCAGATAGTGGTTGCAGGGGCCCTGAGTCATCTGCACTGGAGTGATCATCTCTCTTTTCCAAGGAAATCTGAAGTCGGCTCTGTCCTTTAGGCGCGACTGAGAGCGGATCCTTTGCATCTATTTCAGGAGTTTGAAGATTTCCCTGTGTTTCTGGCGGTGGATCCCAGGCTCGTTCCAGCGAAGAGAGCAAGCAGGGATGCAGCAGCTCCTTCCACCAGCAAGTGGATGTGGGCCATAGAGAATGTCAGTGCTTCTGCAGACGGCCGGCAGGGGGCGCGCGAGCACCGCGAAACGATGAGAAAGAGCGCTGAGATGGACCCGCAGACCGCCTGCTTCTCCAGGCCAGCGCGAGAGCGCGCACGCTGTGGATCCGTCGTTTTTGCTTTCGAATCGCAATCGTGGGAGAGTTTTCAGTTGACTCTCGTGGGGCTGCTGGAGAGACAGGACGCAAAGGTTCCACAGAGCTTTTAATAGGAGCACTAATTCAAGGGTGCGCATGTCATTAGCCCTTTTGTGGAAAAGGCCTGGTTTCCGCTGTCCTGAGTCGGGAGCCAGAATCTTGCATTTTCGGAAAGATCGCATGAGTAGTGGGCTTTCTTTCCACATGTCAACCGGAACTGGCCATGTTTGAGGAACAGAACCCCCAAGGCAGGGGTTCGAGCGAGATGAGGCTGATTTTACAGATTGGCGCTCCCTTCAGGCGCGATGGAACCCACAGCTCAAAGGGACCAGCAGCGGTGATGGGATTATTGGCGATGAGAGGATGGAGAGCCTTGTGCCCAAAGTGAAACTAGAGGGTGAGCAAGACACTCCTGGTGCCGGCTCATATGGGCCGTTGCTGACCTAGTGAAACCCAGTGTCTGGGATGAGACAACTAGCTGTGCCGCAATtgatggggggtgggagggagcgtGGCGAACATCTTGGAACCCCGCGTTGGCTTGAAGACCATAAACTGTGGAAGGATGGGAGGGGGTCGTGCACCAGGTGAAACACGGGGGGTGGGCGTTGCGCACACGGAGCGCGGCGGCTCAGAGACTATTCGCTGTGGGACCTGCTGGGGCGTTGCTCACACGGTCGAATCCCGCGGTGGCTAGGAGGCGCTCTGCTGTGGGATGATGGCAGAGCGTTCCGCACCAAGTGGAACACAGTGGCCGCGATGAGACTATTGTCTTTACCACGATTGCGGGgcggagtgggggccggaatggACGGTCGAATTTCGCGGTGGAGCCGAGACTATTCGCTGTGGGACTATGGGAGGGAGTTtggaacaaaatgaaacacagtgGCTACAATGACAGGATTAGCTACGGGGCGATACCCGGCGGTGGCGATGAGCCTATTTGCCCTGGGACAATGGCAAGAGTTGAGGTCCAATTTAAACCGGGCTGTGGGGATGAGGCCTTGGGTGATCTGCGTATGGGACAGCTTTGAGGAAAAGTGAACCACCGCGGGGGAGATGGGATTCTTGGCGATGGGAAGGCAGGACAGCGATGTGGTGCACAAAGGGGAAACCGGGGGCGGCGGTGAGCCTATAGGCGATGGGACACGGGCGGACGTTGGGCATAAAGGGGAAAGTGGTGGTGGCTC
Encoded proteins:
- the LOC138432376 gene encoding interferon alpha-2-like; protein product: MKSGGSQGMLRGARTMQEPLITPSTQNLPRPPLQAVLQAPSIAVALLISVLLALGMLCSSPTCSLGCELPASRSNLESFTRSNQMERVPTVSCLRDRTDFRFPQTLAHGTRLEKTEATAVVHELLQQTFQLFSTTGSSVGRNESLLDRLLVGLDQQLEDLDACLREGRTLEQSPLGSENSRLAVKSYFQRISVYFKEKEYSRCAWEVVSVEIRRCLVFANKLIRKLRI
- the LOC138432377 gene encoding interferon tau-11-like; its protein translation is MQRIRSQSRLKDRADFRFPWKREMITPVQMTQGPCNHYLMLQQSFQLFTTEDSRATLEPGSEPETAGAHGRRQSVLFSRDFLPVKYFQGIHLYLRELEYSHFA